From Kineosporia succinea, the proteins below share one genomic window:
- the valS gene encoding valine--tRNA ligase translates to MGSPKSAVDGLEAKWGETWEREGTYRFDRTRERSEIYSIDTPPPTVSGSLHVGHVFSYTQTDTIARYQRMCGREVFYPMGWDDNGLPTERRVENFYGVRCDPSVPYEESFTPPAKVPSKRQDFVAVSRRNFVELCEQLTATDEKVFEQLWRTLGLSVDWSLTYSTVSQRSQRVSQRAFLRNFERGEAYSSEAPSLWDTTFQTAVAQAELEDRERPGAYHDLRFQRADGEYVTISTTRPELLAACVALVAHPDDERFQPLFGTTVTTPVFGVEVPIVAHRLAQPDKGTGIAMICTFGDLTDVIWWRELELPTRPIITKTGRVTSETPGWLSTGAGQEAFAQIAGKSIFGAQQSTVEMLREAGDLLADPRPITHPVKFFEKGDRPLEIVTSRQWYIRNGGRSEQIRADLLERGKALDWTPEHMRHRYENWVEGLNGDWLVSRQRFFGVPIPLWYPLDADGEPQYEKPIVPSADQLPIDPASHVPTGYTAEQRDQPGGFTGDPDVMDTWATSSLTPQIATGWTEDEDLHARTFPMDLRPQGHDIIRTWLFSTVVRSHYEHGSLPWSHTNLSGWILDPDRKKMSKSKGNVVVPTDLLEAHGADAVRYWSASARLGVDTAFDPGQMKIGRRLALKVINASKFALGFGSEGGAAEGAIVEPVDEALLTQLVALVEEATKAFEAYDYSRALKLTEEFFWQFCDDYLELVKDRAYGEGEGAVSAQTTLRTAVSTVLRLLAPFLPYVTEEAWALARTENGQPLPGFTTGSVHRSSWPTPVEVRDLLKGSDEPTSADASVLVVAADVLRQIRKAKSDAKKSVRSEVEKVVVSDTTARITAVQAVIGDLKSAGVVAELVTVAVDEADAKVEVTLKEAEAV, encoded by the coding sequence ATGGGAAGCCCGAAATCTGCCGTCGACGGTCTCGAAGCCAAGTGGGGCGAGACCTGGGAGCGCGAAGGCACGTACCGGTTCGACCGTACGCGTGAGCGCTCCGAGATCTACTCCATCGACACGCCTCCGCCGACTGTATCGGGCTCCCTCCACGTCGGTCACGTCTTCAGCTACACCCAGACCGACACCATCGCCCGCTACCAGCGCATGTGCGGCCGCGAGGTCTTCTACCCGATGGGGTGGGACGACAACGGCCTGCCCACCGAGCGCCGGGTCGAGAACTTCTACGGCGTCCGGTGCGACCCCTCGGTGCCCTACGAGGAGAGCTTCACCCCGCCCGCGAAGGTCCCGAGCAAGCGGCAGGACTTCGTCGCCGTCAGCCGCCGCAACTTCGTCGAGCTCTGCGAGCAGCTCACCGCCACCGACGAGAAGGTCTTCGAGCAGCTCTGGCGCACGCTCGGCCTCTCGGTCGACTGGTCGCTGACCTACTCCACGGTCTCGCAGCGCTCGCAGCGGGTCAGCCAGCGCGCGTTCCTGCGCAACTTCGAGCGCGGCGAGGCCTACTCGTCCGAGGCGCCGAGCCTGTGGGACACCACGTTCCAGACCGCGGTGGCGCAGGCCGAGCTGGAAGACCGCGAGCGTCCGGGCGCCTATCACGACCTGCGGTTCCAGCGGGCCGACGGTGAGTACGTCACCATCTCCACGACCCGCCCCGAGCTGCTCGCCGCCTGCGTCGCCCTGGTGGCGCACCCCGACGACGAGCGTTTCCAGCCGTTGTTCGGCACCACGGTCACCACGCCGGTCTTCGGGGTCGAGGTCCCGATCGTCGCGCACCGCCTGGCCCAGCCCGACAAGGGCACGGGCATCGCGATGATCTGCACCTTCGGCGACCTGACCGACGTGATCTGGTGGCGGGAGCTAGAGCTGCCGACCCGTCCGATCATCACGAAGACGGGCCGGGTCACCTCGGAGACGCCGGGCTGGCTGTCCACCGGGGCCGGGCAGGAGGCGTTCGCGCAGATCGCCGGCAAGTCGATCTTCGGGGCGCAGCAGTCCACGGTCGAGATGCTCCGCGAGGCGGGCGATCTGCTCGCCGACCCCCGGCCGATCACGCACCCGGTCAAGTTCTTCGAGAAGGGCGACCGCCCGCTCGAGATCGTCACCAGCCGTCAGTGGTACATCCGCAACGGTGGCCGGTCGGAGCAGATCCGGGCCGACCTCCTCGAGCGCGGCAAGGCGCTCGACTGGACGCCGGAGCACATGCGGCACCGCTACGAGAACTGGGTCGAGGGCCTCAACGGCGACTGGCTGGTCTCTCGGCAGCGCTTCTTCGGGGTGCCGATCCCGCTGTGGTACCCGCTCGACGCCGACGGTGAGCCGCAGTACGAGAAGCCGATCGTCCCGTCCGCCGACCAGCTGCCGATCGACCCGGCGTCGCACGTCCCGACCGGTTACACGGCCGAGCAGCGCGACCAGCCGGGCGGTTTCACCGGCGACCCCGACGTCATGGACACCTGGGCCACGTCGTCGCTGACCCCGCAGATCGCCACCGGGTGGACGGAAGACGAAGACCTGCACGCCCGCACCTTCCCGATGGACCTGCGCCCGCAGGGCCACGACATCATCCGCACCTGGCTGTTCTCGACCGTGGTCCGCAGCCACTACGAGCACGGTTCGCTGCCGTGGAGCCACACCAACCTGTCCGGGTGGATCCTCGACCCCGACCGCAAGAAGATGTCCAAGTCCAAGGGCAACGTGGTGGTCCCCACCGACCTGCTCGAGGCACACGGGGCCGACGCGGTGCGGTACTGGTCGGCTTCGGCCCGCCTGGGGGTCGACACGGCGTTCGACCCGGGCCAGATGAAGATCGGCCGGCGCCTGGCGCTGAAGGTCATCAACGCCTCGAAGTTCGCGCTGGGCTTCGGTTCCGAGGGCGGCGCGGCCGAGGGCGCCATCGTCGAGCCGGTCGACGAGGCTCTGCTCACGCAGCTCGTCGCGCTGGTCGAAGAGGCCACGAAGGCGTTCGAGGCCTACGACTACTCGCGGGCGCTGAAGCTGACCGAAGAGTTCTTCTGGCAGTTCTGCGACGACTACCTCGAGCTGGTCAAAGACCGGGCCTACGGCGAGGGTGAGGGTGCGGTCTCGGCCCAGACCACGCTGCGCACGGCGGTTTCCACGGTGCTGCGTCTGCTGGCCCCGTTCCTGCCGTACGTCACCGAGGAGGCGTGGGCCCTGGCCCGCACCGAGAACGGCCAGCCGCTGCCCGGTTTCACCACCGGCTCGGTGCACCGTTCGTCGTGGCCGACGCCGGTCGAGGTGCGTGACCTGCTGAAGGGTTCCGACGAGCCGACCTCCGCCGACGCCTCGGTGCTGGTGGTCGCGGCCGACGTGCTCCGGCAGATCCGCAAGGCCAAGTCCGACGCCAAGAAGTCGGTGCGTTCCGAGGTGGAGAAGGTCGTCGTCTCCGACACCACGGCGCGGATCACGGCCGTGCAGGCCGTGATCGGCGACCTGAAGTCCGCCGGTGTGGTGGCCGAGCTGGTCACGGTGGCGGTCGACGAGGCCGACGCCAAGGTCGAGGTCACGCTGAAAGAGGCCGAAGCGGTCTGA
- a CDS encoding sensor histidine kinase, with product MPRLENASTPAPSPWQANANLQWAATLAVCASALVTVRPLGTSGWALATALLLPLNCLLLLARHLPARFLPDRVATVWLTVAALASAALIASAEEGTAYLFAFFLAGHAGLRLRTRPAATIAALISTLSVLVLVTGFGPGDHRTTPWIVGLTTGLPVLIGMVNRSQRQAVISTLEAARSAERAAQAEARSALLAERARIARDVHDVLAHSLAGVNMQLELADALLETGDLERVRAANAKAHSLVKDSLQQAQWTVHALREDVLPLTDTLTAMLDSSGHHDVLTITGEAREVPAAVVQNLLRIAQESLTNAARHAPGGPVHVELDHRPQHVRLRVTNAPATRAVTNGTGSGMGLVGMRERVALLRGTITAGPVTEGPDAGGWRVEAEVPA from the coding sequence GTGCCACGACTCGAGAACGCGAGCACACCGGCACCGTCCCCCTGGCAGGCGAACGCGAACCTGCAGTGGGCGGCCACCCTCGCGGTCTGCGCCAGTGCCCTGGTCACGGTCCGCCCGCTCGGGACCTCCGGCTGGGCCCTGGCCACCGCGCTCCTGCTCCCGCTGAACTGCCTGCTCCTGCTGGCCCGCCACCTGCCCGCCCGGTTCCTGCCCGACCGCGTCGCGACCGTCTGGCTGACGGTCGCGGCCCTCGCCTCGGCCGCCCTGATCGCCTCCGCCGAGGAGGGCACCGCCTACCTGTTCGCCTTCTTCCTGGCCGGTCACGCGGGGCTGCGCCTGAGAACCCGCCCGGCCGCCACGATCGCCGCCCTGATCAGCACCCTCAGCGTTCTCGTGCTCGTCACCGGGTTCGGGCCCGGCGACCACCGCACCACCCCCTGGATCGTCGGCCTCACCACCGGCCTGCCGGTGCTGATCGGCATGGTCAACCGCTCACAGCGCCAGGCCGTGATCTCCACCCTCGAAGCGGCCCGCTCGGCCGAGCGGGCCGCGCAGGCCGAGGCCCGTTCCGCGCTCCTGGCCGAACGCGCCCGCATCGCCCGGGACGTGCACGACGTGCTCGCCCACTCGCTCGCCGGGGTGAACATGCAGCTGGAACTGGCCGACGCCCTGCTCGAGACCGGCGACCTGGAACGGGTGCGCGCGGCCAACGCCAAGGCCCACAGCCTGGTGAAAGACAGCTTGCAGCAAGCGCAGTGGACGGTTCACGCGCTGCGCGAGGACGTTCTGCCCCTCACCGACACCCTCACCGCCATGCTCGACTCCTCCGGCCACCACGACGTCCTCACGATCACCGGCGAGGCCCGCGAGGTGCCCGCGGCGGTCGTGCAGAACCTGCTCCGGATCGCCCAGGAGTCCCTGACCAACGCCGCCCGTCACGCCCCGGGAGGGCCCGTGCACGTCGAACTCGACCACCGGCCGCAGCACGTGCGGCTGCGGGTCACCAACGCCCCGGCGACCCGCGCCGTCACGAACGGCACGGGCAGCGGGATGGGGCTCGTCGGGATGCGGGAACGGGTGGCCCTGCTGCGGGGGACGATCACGGCCGGGCCGGTCACCGAGGGACCGGACGCGGGTGGCTGGCGGGTCGAGGCGGAGGTGCCGGCATGA
- a CDS encoding response regulator transcription factor, whose protein sequence is MSPIRVVVADDQAAVREPLAAVLDLADDIDVVAAVSDGAEVLTVAREQTVDVVLMDLRMPGTDGIEATRRLSDEHPDVAVVVLTTFADDESILAALSAGARGYLTKNAGRQDITRAIRAAAAGQSVLDRTVQDRLLASVRQQTRKAQEAPETQQTPNAQQAQQIVEADLTPREREVFALIGQGLSNRGIAERLFVSEATVKTHINNLFAKARISDRADAVRRAIAAGLA, encoded by the coding sequence ATGAGCCCCATCCGCGTGGTCGTTGCCGACGACCAGGCGGCGGTGCGCGAGCCGCTGGCCGCCGTGCTCGACCTGGCCGACGACATCGACGTGGTGGCAGCGGTTTCCGACGGGGCCGAGGTGCTGACGGTGGCCCGCGAGCAGACGGTCGACGTCGTGCTCATGGACCTGCGCATGCCCGGGACCGACGGCATCGAGGCCACACGCCGCCTGAGCGACGAGCATCCGGACGTCGCCGTGGTCGTGCTGACGACGTTCGCCGACGACGAGTCGATCCTGGCGGCGCTGTCGGCCGGAGCCCGGGGGTACCTGACCAAGAACGCGGGCCGGCAGGACATCACCCGAGCGATCCGCGCGGCCGCCGCGGGCCAGTCCGTGCTCGACCGGACCGTTCAGGACCGACTGCTGGCCAGCGTCCGCCAGCAGACCCGAAAAGCCCAGGAAGCCCCGGAAACCCAGCAGACCCCGAACGCGCAGCAGGCCCAGCAGATCGTCGAAGCCGACCTCACCCCGCGCGAACGCGAGGTGTTCGCCCTCATCGGCCAGGGCCTCTCGAACCGCGGAATCGCCGAGAGACTCTTCGTCAGTGAGGCAACGGTGAAGACGCACATCAACAACCTGTTCGCCAAGGCGAGAATTTCCGACCGGGCCGACGCCGTTCGCCGGGCGATCGCCGCCGGACTCGCCTGA
- a CDS encoding phospholipase D family protein, with amino-acid sequence MATNEDLDGLPNVDEEGESAPDIDPAPDLDVPGVDETEDPATRSWFLTPQERGNPSTDIDRVPHDDGRGWVAGNQVRPLVHGATYFRRLHEELCALGPGDRLYFTDWRGDRDEKLLDDGPTIGEVLTGLARDGVDVRGLLWRSHSDGLRFSAQENQRLGTEINEAGGEVLLDQRVRRFGAHHQKLFVIRHQGRPDRDVAFVGGIDLCYSRRDDAEHRGDPQQAPMDERYQGRAPWHDAALELRGPVVGDLLRTFIERWDDPTALDRRTPYRMLVQRRARMPRHPKKLPESFPDPQASGRHAVQILRTYGAKRPRYPFAENGERSVARAYEKAFRRARSLIYVEDQYLWSRVVAEGIADALRRSPELRVIVVVPRYPDQNTASNRLGQIEAVRVLKEAAPERFAVYDLENREGVPIYVHAKVCVVDDVWTTCGSDNFNRRSWTNDSELTCAVIDPERDEREPRDLSGDGSGARRLARDLRLRLWAEHLGTTEDDAELLDPVRAFDLWARRAKDLDSWDGSGPRPPGHARVHTPEPVGRLTRLWAEPIYRTIYDPDDRPRHLRGRAQF; translated from the coding sequence ATGGCAACGAACGAAGATCTCGACGGGCTGCCGAACGTCGACGAGGAGGGCGAGAGCGCCCCCGACATCGACCCCGCGCCCGATCTCGACGTGCCCGGGGTGGACGAGACCGAAGACCCGGCCACCCGCAGCTGGTTCCTGACCCCGCAGGAGCGTGGCAACCCGTCCACCGACATCGACCGGGTGCCCCACGACGACGGCCGTGGCTGGGTCGCGGGCAACCAGGTGCGTCCGCTGGTCCACGGTGCCACCTACTTCCGGCGCCTCCACGAGGAGCTGTGCGCGCTCGGGCCGGGCGACCGCCTCTACTTCACCGACTGGCGCGGCGACCGGGACGAGAAGCTCCTCGACGACGGCCCGACGATCGGTGAGGTCCTGACCGGCCTGGCCCGCGACGGCGTGGACGTGCGCGGGCTGCTGTGGCGCTCGCACTCCGACGGCCTGCGCTTCAGCGCCCAGGAGAACCAGCGGCTGGGCACGGAGATCAACGAGGCGGGCGGCGAGGTCCTGCTCGACCAGCGGGTGCGCCGGTTCGGGGCGCACCACCAGAAGCTCTTCGTGATCCGGCATCAGGGCCGGCCCGACCGCGACGTGGCCTTCGTCGGCGGTATCGACCTGTGCTACTCGCGCCGCGACGACGCCGAGCACCGGGGCGACCCCCAGCAGGCCCCGATGGACGAGCGGTATCAGGGCCGCGCCCCCTGGCACGACGCGGCGCTGGAACTGCGCGGTCCGGTGGTGGGCGACCTGCTGCGCACCTTCATCGAACGCTGGGACGACCCGACGGCCCTGGACCGCCGCACGCCCTACCGGATGCTCGTGCAGCGCCGGGCCCGGATGCCGCGTCACCCGAAGAAGCTGCCCGAGTCGTTTCCCGACCCGCAGGCCTCGGGCCGTCACGCGGTGCAGATCCTTCGCACCTACGGGGCCAAACGCCCGCGCTACCCGTTCGCCGAGAACGGGGAGCGCAGCGTGGCCCGGGCCTACGAGAAGGCGTTCCGGCGGGCCCGGAGCCTGATCTACGTGGAAGACCAGTACCTCTGGTCGCGCGTGGTGGCCGAGGGGATCGCCGACGCACTGCGCCGGTCGCCGGAACTGCGGGTGATCGTCGTGGTGCCGCGCTACCCCGACCAGAACACGGCCTCGAACCGCCTGGGGCAGATCGAGGCCGTCCGGGTGCTGAAAGAGGCCGCGCCGGAACGCTTCGCGGTGTACGACCTGGAGAACCGCGAGGGCGTTCCGATCTACGTGCACGCCAAGGTCTGCGTGGTCGACGACGTCTGGACCACCTGCGGCTCCGACAACTTCAACCGCCGCTCGTGGACCAACGACAGTGAGCTCACCTGCGCCGTGATCGATCCGGAGCGCGACGAGCGCGAGCCGCGCGACCTCTCCGGGGACGGCTCCGGAGCCCGGCGGCTGGCCCGCGACCTGCGGTTGCGTCTGTGGGCCGAACACCTGGGCACGACCGAGGACGACGCGGAGCTTCTCGACCCGGTGCGCGCCTTCGATCTGTGGGCACGTCGGGCGAAAGATCTGGACAGCTGGGACGGCAGCGGTCCGCGGCCACCCGGCCACGCCCGGGTGCACACTCCCGAACCGGTCGGTCGCCTCACCCGGCTGTGGGCGGAGCCGATCTACCGGACGATCTACGACCCGGACGACCGGCCCCGCCACCTGCGGGGAAGGGCGCAGTTCTAG
- a CDS encoding NUDIX domain-containing protein, which produces MVTRSAAMLVYRFDPNGDLEVLIAHMGGPLWAHKEDHAWSIPKGLFEPGEDALTAARREFHEEMGSPAPQGPYLELGDTKTSSGKVITTFAVHGDHDVSTFSSNLFDMEWPRGSGQIQQFPEMDRAGWFDLETAATKLVKSQGAILAALTEELRRQVAP; this is translated from the coding sequence GTGGTGACGAGAAGTGCGGCGATGCTGGTCTACCGGTTCGACCCGAACGGCGATCTCGAGGTGCTGATCGCCCACATGGGCGGGCCCCTGTGGGCGCACAAGGAGGATCACGCCTGGTCGATCCCCAAGGGCCTGTTCGAGCCCGGTGAAGACGCGCTGACCGCGGCCCGCCGGGAGTTCCACGAGGAAATGGGCTCGCCCGCGCCGCAGGGCCCGTACCTGGAACTGGGTGACACGAAAACCTCGAGCGGCAAGGTGATCACGACGTTCGCGGTGCACGGCGACCACGACGTCAGCACGTTCTCGAGCAACCTGTTCGACATGGAGTGGCCGCGCGGCTCGGGGCAGATCCAGCAGTTCCCGGAGATGGACCGGGCCGGCTGGTTCGACCTCGAGACCGCGGCGACCAAGCTGGTCAAGAGCCAGGGCGCGATCCTGGCGGCGCTGACCGAGGAGCTGCGGCGTCAGGTCGCTCCCTAG
- a CDS encoding GNAT family N-acetyltransferase has protein sequence MSDTGTALHCANTRARWTALDLPAGDLPNDDAVFSRVTSSGGEINVSEPVTAGRIEELLDVPVVGARNAVWDPYGVGGVRVPDGVRVVPLPVMVRPPGPLPLTGDVVVTAVGTQAELDLAEEVIVNGFPRPELQPWTPGCLLPAHTLHRPGWRTWLARRDGVPGAAGVSFDDGASVGAYWLASLPAMRAGGLASAVMTALVNARPGLPSVLVATPAGQALYERLGYRTVSSGCWYMRGR, from the coding sequence ATGAGCGACACCGGAACCGCCCTGCACTGCGCCAACACCCGAGCCCGCTGGACCGCCCTGGACCTGCCCGCCGGCGACCTGCCGAACGACGACGCGGTGTTCTCCCGGGTGACCAGCAGCGGCGGCGAGATCAACGTGTCCGAGCCGGTGACGGCCGGGCGGATCGAGGAACTGCTGGACGTGCCCGTGGTGGGGGCACGCAACGCGGTGTGGGACCCGTACGGGGTGGGCGGGGTGCGGGTGCCCGACGGGGTGCGGGTGGTGCCGTTGCCGGTGATGGTGCGGCCGCCCGGTCCACTGCCTTTGACGGGGGACGTGGTGGTCACCGCGGTGGGGACGCAGGCTGAGCTGGATCTCGCGGAAGAGGTGATCGTGAACGGCTTCCCGCGTCCGGAACTGCAGCCGTGGACGCCGGGCTGTCTCCTTCCCGCCCACACGCTGCACCGGCCCGGATGGCGCACCTGGCTGGCCCGGCGCGACGGGGTGCCCGGGGCGGCCGGGGTGAGCTTCGACGACGGGGCGTCGGTGGGCGCGTACTGGCTGGCGAGCCTGCCGGCGATGCGTGCGGGTGGCCTGGCCTCGGCCGTGATGACGGCGCTGGTCAACGCCCGTCCCGGGCTGCCCTCGGTGCTGGTGGCGACGCCGGCCGGTCAGGCCCTGTACGAACGGCTCGGGTACCGGACGGTGTCGTCGGGTTGCTGGTACATGCGGGGACGGTGA
- a CDS encoding spermidine synthase, with translation MASRNPVRRLDAHARVQVAQGTAEIVPDPERPDSFTLLVEGTAQSHVDLADPTRLDFEYMRWLGFLIDAADEPGQPLNVLHLGGGAWTLPRYIAHTRPGSRQRVVEIDEPLIEFVREHLPLPKNSNVRVRAGDAREVLTGLTDASVDLMIVDVFSGARIPAHLTSAEFAEQAARVLRPGGIYAANLADGPGLHFARAQVATAQTVFTGTAVIAQPPVLRGRRFGNLVLVAGNAPLPLRILARRTASDVFAARVLAGTDLENFVAGAQPVTDDFAQASPQPPTGLLKG, from the coding sequence GTGGCATCCAGAAATCCGGTGCGGCGGCTCGACGCGCACGCCCGTGTCCAGGTCGCCCAGGGAACGGCCGAGATCGTGCCCGATCCCGAGCGTCCCGACTCGTTCACCCTGCTGGTCGAGGGCACGGCCCAGTCACACGTCGACCTGGCCGACCCGACCCGCCTCGACTTCGAGTACATGCGCTGGCTGGGCTTCCTCATCGACGCCGCGGACGAGCCCGGGCAGCCGCTGAACGTGCTGCACCTGGGCGGGGGAGCGTGGACCCTGCCGCGCTACATCGCGCACACCCGGCCCGGCTCGCGGCAGCGCGTGGTCGAGATCGACGAGCCCCTGATCGAGTTCGTGCGCGAGCACCTGCCGCTGCCGAAGAACTCGAACGTGCGGGTGCGGGCCGGTGACGCCCGTGAGGTGCTCACCGGCCTCACCGACGCCAGCGTCGACCTGATGATCGTGGACGTGTTCAGCGGCGCCCGGATCCCCGCCCACCTCACCTCGGCCGAGTTCGCCGAGCAGGCCGCCCGGGTGCTGCGGCCGGGCGGGATCTACGCGGCGAACCTGGCCGACGGTCCGGGGCTGCACTTCGCCCGGGCCCAGGTGGCCACCGCCCAGACGGTTTTCACCGGGACCGCGGTGATCGCGCAGCCACCGGTGCTGCGGGGACGCCGTTTCGGCAACCTGGTGCTGGTCGCCGGTAACGCTCCGCTGCCGCTGCGGATCCTGGCCCGGCGCACCGCTTCCGACGTGTTCGCCGCCCGCGTGCTCGCGGGCACTGACCTGGAGAACTTCGTGGCCGGCGCGCAGCCGGTCACCGACGACTTCGCCCAGGCCTCCCCGCAGCCACCCACAGGGCTTCTCAAGGGCTGA
- the nagB gene encoding glucosamine-6-phosphate deaminase, producing the protein MEIIVLPTATDTAVVAADIIEQLVITRPAPVLGLATGSTPGPLYEELTRRHKGGLSFAHVRAFMLDEYVGLPAGHPERYAEVIRREVTEPLDIPLEAVQGPDGSAADLPAECERYEQAITDAGGIDVQIAGIGSNGHIAFNEPGSALTSLTRPKTLNARTRHDNARFFASLDEVPKHVLTQGLGTIGRSRHLLMLASGEGKADAVAAAVEGPLAAVCPASIVQTHRHATVLLDEAAASKLALREYYADVWANRPDWQPL; encoded by the coding sequence ATGGAGATCATCGTCCTGCCCACCGCCACCGACACCGCCGTGGTGGCCGCCGACATCATCGAGCAGCTCGTCATCACCCGGCCCGCCCCGGTGCTGGGCCTGGCCACCGGCTCCACGCCCGGCCCGCTCTACGAAGAGCTGACCCGCCGGCACAAGGGCGGCCTGAGTTTCGCGCACGTGCGGGCGTTCATGCTCGACGAGTACGTGGGCCTGCCCGCCGGGCATCCCGAGCGTTACGCCGAGGTGATCCGGCGCGAGGTCACCGAACCGCTCGACATCCCGCTCGAGGCGGTGCAGGGGCCCGACGGCTCGGCCGCCGACCTGCCGGCCGAGTGCGAGCGCTACGAGCAGGCCATCACCGACGCCGGTGGCATCGACGTGCAGATCGCGGGCATCGGCTCGAACGGGCACATCGCGTTCAACGAGCCGGGCTCGGCCCTGACCTCGCTGACCCGCCCGAAAACCCTGAACGCCCGCACCCGTCACGACAACGCGCGCTTCTTCGCCTCGCTCGACGAGGTGCCGAAACACGTTCTCACGCAGGGCCTCGGCACCATCGGCCGGTCGCGTCACCTGCTGATGCTGGCCAGCGGCGAGGGCAAGGCCGACGCGGTGGCGGCGGCGGTCGAGGGGCCGCTGGCGGCGGTCTGCCCGGCATCGATCGTGCAGACGCACCGGCACGCCACGGTGCTGCTCGACGAGGCCGCCGCCTCGAAACTCGCTCTGCGCGAGTACTACGCCGACGTGTGGGCGAACCGGCCCGACTGGCAGCCCCTGTGA
- a CDS encoding ROK family protein, which yields MTALLAGLDIGGSKVLAVAVDVSAPGGRARVVESVRLSTGLGPEGVVDTAVRALRALAGRLAEKATRSNGHSGIPADGHLAETPPANGVPATQSLVNGVPATQSLVDGTPVDESVAGSAVTGPQAWPADWFSGVGIGIPGLVDAERGRITHAVNLGVGTGGLDLADRLGARLDLPVVVENDVNAAALGAAEHLRLGHVDMAYLSIGTGIAAGIVLDGELRRGPHGAAGEIGHVPLDPSGPLCGCGQHGCLESMASGSAIASRWTSRPGSELPAGQDLFAAAAAGDPAAQSLRDEVADYLAAGTRMLALTVDVDLVVLGGGVAEVGEPLRQAVAGALDRQAAGSEFLRGLALSSRLSVVPGEEPVAAIGAALLARAPVRTETALTA from the coding sequence GTGACCGCTCTGCTGGCCGGGCTCGACATCGGGGGCTCGAAGGTGCTGGCCGTCGCGGTCGACGTCTCGGCGCCCGGCGGGCGCGCCCGGGTGGTCGAATCGGTGCGGCTCAGCACCGGTCTCGGCCCGGAGGGCGTGGTCGACACGGCGGTGCGGGCGCTGCGGGCCCTGGCCGGGAGACTGGCGGAGAAGGCGACCCGGAGCAACGGGCACAGCGGGATACCGGCCGACGGCCACCTCGCCGAGACACCCCCGGCCAACGGCGTCCCGGCCACCCAGTCCCTGGTCAACGGCGTCCCGGCCACCCAGTCCCTGGTTGACGGCACGCCGGTCGACGAGTCTGTGGCCGGCTCTGCGGTCACGGGTCCGCAGGCCTGGCCCGCCGACTGGTTCAGCGGGGTCGGCATCGGCATCCCCGGCCTGGTCGACGCCGAGCGGGGCCGCATCACCCACGCCGTGAACCTGGGCGTCGGCACCGGTGGCCTCGACCTGGCCGACCGGCTCGGGGCCCGGCTCGACCTGCCCGTGGTGGTCGAGAACGACGTGAACGCGGCCGCTCTCGGCGCCGCGGAGCACCTGCGGCTCGGCCACGTCGACATGGCCTACCTCAGCATCGGCACCGGCATCGCGGCGGGCATCGTGCTCGACGGCGAGCTGCGCCGCGGGCCGCACGGGGCGGCCGGCGAGATCGGGCACGTACCGCTCGACCCGTCCGGTCCGTTGTGCGGGTGCGGTCAGCACGGCTGCCTGGAGTCCATGGCCTCGGGCAGCGCCATCGCCTCCCGCTGGACGTCCCGCCCGGGCAGCGAACTTCCGGCCGGGCAAGACCTTTTCGCGGCCGCGGCCGCCGGCGACCCGGCCGCGCAGAGCCTGCGCGACGAGGTGGCCGACTACCTGGCCGCCGGCACCCGCATGCTCGCGCTCACGGTCGACGTCGACCTGGTCGTGCTCGGCGGCGGTGTGGCCGAGGTCGGCGAACCGCTGCGGCAGGCCGTGGCCGGGGCGCTCGACCGGCAGGCCGCCGGGTCCGAGTTCCTGCGCGGGCTGGCGTTGTCGTCCCGCCTGTCGGTGGTGCCGGGCGAGGAGCCGGTGGCCGCGATCGGCGCGGCGCTGCTGGCCCGGGCGCCGGTGCGCACCGAAACCGCTCTGACCGCCTGA